The region AGAAGCTTTAGCACGAACATTTATCATAACCATTGTCTAAGAGCTTTCTAGAACTTGACAGCATCTTGTAACATGCTTGTATCTCCTTagagtcagagtgtgttgattCAAAAATATAATGACGCCTCGCGTTATTGCTTCAGAGTTAGAACCTGTTAGAAAAAGCTACACACTAGATAAAAATCATTAGTGTACAAAATTGTTTtctaagaaacaatgcattgttatcatcaaaactaaaggccagTATTAGACCTATATCGATGTCACCGTATAAAATATTTGCATCAGAATTGAGTGAGCTTAAGAAGCACCTGAAGGAGTTTTTAGAGAAGAAATTTGTGAGGTCTAATCACTACTAGAATAAGTCATTTTAGCCTCCTAGTTTAGAGTCGGCCACCGACACGGACACTATTAGTGTCGGCTAAGCCTACACTAACGGACTCTATTTACGTACATCACTTAAGACAAGTTATTTTTTTTAATAGTGTCGGCAAAACCGACACTACTTGTTATGTTACCTTTGAAGAAtgtttgattaatttatttagGGTCGGTGTGACCGACTCTATCTAGTAGCATTATTTTTTAATTAGTATTTATTTACTTAGAGACTGCGTAGCCGACGCTATTATTATAACATATAATTTTTCCATTTATTTATCTataatatgtatatatatttaaggtttaagTATTTTATTTATTAAGTAGAGTCCGCTTGGCGGACGCTAAGGAATTTTCTAAAAATTGCGCGACAGCTTATTTCCCTCTTTCCTTTTCCCTCGTCATTTTTCACTCTCCCTCCATTTCATTTCACAACACGAAAACCCTAATTCCCAATTTCGTGAATCCGTTTTTTCCCAATTTCGTGAACCGATTCGTGAATCCCTAATCCGTGAATCCATTGAAGAATCCCTAATTCAAAATCCCTCATTAAAGGGTTTCTGAATCATCAAAGGTAATGCATATTCGGTGAATCCCTAATCCGTGAATCCTTTTCGATGTTTATACATTTGTGTGCGTGGTTGTTTGCCCAGGCTGTCTATTCGGTGATATCTTGCTGTAGGAGGGAATCCTCTCCTCTTATATGCGATTTGTGTGCGTGGTTGTTTGCTGTTAATGTTTGTTCGTTGATATGGTTTGTGTAACTTTGATAGCTTGATTATTTTAGCTCGCCAACTCTTTTCTTAACTGTTGATAGCAATCTGTCTCCTTCCACTGTGGTTTGCTTAATTTTCCTGTCTTATGTAGTAAAttggttttattttctttttctatcTAGTGAAGAATCaaattagatttttttttcatttaatcaAGAGCTTTATATGATTTTGAAAGTTATTATCATGGTCTGTAAATGATCGCTGAAACTCAAATTTGAGCAGGGAAGCTGAATGTTTGATAGTGTTTTATGAAGTTCTAGGTTCTGAGTGTTTTATCTCTGTCCAACATAACCAGAATTGCATTAATTTCTGTATAGTGCTCTAATGTAAAGTTGATTTGATGATGTTTACAATGATTTCTAATGCCTTGCTATTGCAAATCTAATATGATATTGGTTGATGTTTGCTCTATCATGTGTTTATGAAAGGTTTGAAAATAGCTTGTAAAATTCAATTATTCTACTGCCAGATAAAGCTAATGTGATTGTTTTTCCCTAAGAAAAGAATGTCTTTTAATTTTATTCTCAATTGATTTTGTATGTTAGTTCACAAGATTGGAAGGCAAGACTAAAGATTCCACCAGCTGATACACGCTATAGGACAGAGGTATGATTACAAACAATTTAAAGCTGTTATCATATATATTCCAAGTGATTGTTTATTTAAATTATGTATTATGCTTTGGTTTTGGTCATATATTTTGTTTAAGAATTGCGATCTTTGAGTTTGTCAGGAACAGTACGCATCCCTTGTTGGAGTTGATTCTCTGCATTGGTTTTAGCTTTCATTTTGTTGAGTCATGTCATTTTTAGTGCCCTATGGCCTGTGCTCAGTGCCTTTTAGACATTTTATTTGATATGCCATTTTTCAGTCATTAGATCATTACGGCTTAGAATTTAGAGTATAAACATGCTTGATGAGAATATAAACATGCCATTTTTCAGTCATTAGATCATTACGGCTTAGAATTTAGAGTATAAACATGCTTAGAATTTAGGGGAATATTCGTTTAAGGAGACTTATTGTACAATTATGGATGGTTTGCTAAGAGGTATCAGGGTTGAAAAAGAACTAGCGTATGCTTGGAACAAATTTGTTTCATTAAGAATGTTTGTGCTTGTGTGGAGAATTTGGCAAAACAAAATCTCGACTACAATTAACTTATAAAAAAGAGGCATCTTAGTTGAATATCAAAATTCATGTCTGTTTGCCTGTGGTAGTGAAGAGAATGTCTCACACATTTTCTTCCAAAGTCCGCACGCGTTTTTGGTATGGAGTGAGGTCCAAACATGGCTGAAGGAAGGTTGTCTATGTGTCTCATTTTTCTAGGATACATATGGAATATTAGGAGAAGATGAAATGAGAAGGTGTTCAGAACATCAGACTGCAGGGTAGTTAATATTATGGAAGAAATTCAATTGAACTCTTGGAAATGGCTATCGGCTAAAGTGAAAGGTTTCTCATATTCTTTTTGGCAATAAATGTCATTTCCGAAAGAATGTTTGGGATGGATCATGTAAAGGGTGGGAAGTCTCTGTGTTTTTGAGTGATACAGTGAATTTGTCAGGAGCAGCAGGTGTTAGAGGCGGCTTTCAGTTGTTACTGATGTTGTTGGCTTCTGTAGACGTAGTCATGCTGCAGCTAAATCAGTTTAAAAGCCTGTTGCTGTATTCTTTCAAGCATTTAGTTTAGGGGTAGCAGTGTTTTATTTTCTGTTCTAGTGGAATCAAGTAGGAGAGTGGGAGAGGAGCTGTAGTGTTGTTGCTGGATGGACTTGCTGGTTGTTTTTCTACCTGTGCTTTTTGCTTTTGGAATCCTTTTGTATTTGTGGCATTCCTTATGCCTCTGTTTTCAATACAAAAGGTTGAGTTTTGGCTTTCAGGGAAAAAAACCTTCCACTAGCAAAAGCATATTGCAACTCAGATACAGGCAGCCAATAATATTATAACACAAACTTCATGGAAGAGCAAGTTTATCAAAGATCTCTCGTGATATAGTGTAACAGTATGGATTGTTGATTTCAGTTAGTAAAAAAAGACTTGCGAATTGTTTATACTCCATTGTCAATCAGCCAGGAAACAATCTGATACGATTGTTGATTTTCGTTCTACATATGTGACACTTGCGAATTTTTGATCCACACTCTCTGCAAGTCTGCATTTGAATCACTTGTTAATGATCATTGAATGTATATGAAGCATATGGTTCGGTTTACATTAAAAAATAAACTAAGAATTAAGGCTTACATTGTTTTAGTTAGATTTCAGGAAGTGAGTACAATAGCTTATTGGATTTGTTAAAATATACAGCAGCTTATTGGATTTGTTTTAGTCTGAAATAATAATGTACAATAGTATTAAAATTTGGTATGTTCGTCATGTTTAATTTTTGAACcactgaaaataaaataaaaatccCTTGGAATGCATGTATTCTATTCTCTCCTAATACCCATTAGGAAGTTATCTGATTTTCTCCTAATACCCATTAGGAACTTATCAGCCATTCATTTTTGTCTAATATATGTTTTAATTTTCAGTGGTTGACGAGTTAATTGTTTGCCTTATAGAAAATGGATCGTACTTGGATGTACGATAGAGTATATTCCAATAGACACGGATTGAAAGAAGAGTATGTTCGCGGGGTTAAAGACTTCGTAAAGAGGGCTTTGAAACAACCTATTTGTAAATCTGAGGGAGGGATAAGGTGTCCGTGTATAAATTGCAAGTGTCTCAAGATAAGAACACCAACTAATGTTAGACTTCACTTGTATCGAGATGGATTTCAACGAGACTATTGGATTTGGACTCAACATGGAGAAGTAGAGCTCAATGTTAATACAAGGAATGATTCAAATAGTAGTGAGCATGTGCATCATGATGACCAAATTGAGGCAATGAATCAGATGGTGTATGATGCTTTTAGGCCTTATGGAGTATTCTCTCACGTGAATGATAACATAGAAGTTGAGGAATATACGGAGGATGAGTTTCCCAACGAAGATGCCAAACGATTTTATGACAAGTTGATATCTTTCAACAAGCCCATTTATGAGGGAGCTACCCAATCAATATTATCAATATCTACTCAACTTCTTGAAATTAGGTCTAATTGGCATGTACCACAAAAAGGTTTAGATTTTGTTGCACAAATGCTTAAAAGTGTATGTCCAGTTCAAAAAGGCTTGCCCGATAACTATTACCAAGCAACACAGTTGGTATCTAAGTTAGGGCTAAAGGTTGAGAAGATTGATTGTTGTAAGAATGGTTGTATGTTATATTACAAGGATGATAGCAATCTATCAGAGTGCAAATTTTGTAATGCTCCTAGGTTCATTCCTCGCAAGACTGGCATGGGAAAGTACAAAGATATCCCAGTGAAGAGAATGTTCTACTTCCCAATCATTCCCAGATTACAAAGATTGTATGCATCAACTGAGTCGGCAAGTGAAATGAGATGGCATCACATGAACAAAAATAGTTCCAACATCCTTCGCCACCCGTCAGATGGAAAAGCATGGAAACATTTTGATAGTGTATATCCTGACTTTTCTAGGGAACCCAGAAATGTAAGGTTGGGTCTGTGTTCAGATGGTTTTACTCCTTACATTCAAGCGTCTGCTTCTCCATACTCATGTTGGCCAATAATAGTTACTCCGTATAATCTCCCCCCTGAAATGTGCATGACCAAACCATACTTGTTTTTGGCATGCCTCATACCCGGACCTAAAAACCCTAAATTAAAGATAGATGTCTACTTGCAACCATTGATTGATGATCTACATCGATTGTGGTCCAATGGAATATTGACCTATGATATATCTACAAAACAAAACTTCATCATGAAAGCCTGCTTGATGTGgacaattaatgattttccagccTATGGTATGTTATCTGGATGGGGAACACAAGGTAAattggcatgccctcattgtATGGAACACACTGATGCTTTCACCTTGAAAAGTGGCCATAAGAATTCCTGGTTTGACTGTCATCGTCGTTTCTTGCCATCTAATCACTCCTTCAGAAGGAGTAAAAGAAGTTTCCTAAAAAATAGGGTTGTGACCAATGAGCCACCTCCCATTTCCACAGGGAAAGATATATGGGCGGTAATAAGTAATTTTCCAAAAGTTACTGAAATTGGATGGGAGGCGAAATGGAAAGAATTCGAAGGGTATGCAGTGGATCACAATTGGAAAAAGCGAAGTATTTTTTGGGATCTCCCATATTGGAAGGATAATTTGTTAAGGCATAACCTCGATGTGATGCACATAGAAAAAAACGTCTTCGATAATATATTTAATACTGTCATGAATGTTAAGGATAAAACAAAGGATAATGAAAAGGCAAGAGAAGACTTGGCTAAATTATGCTTTCGCGGGGACTTGGAGCTCCAACCCTTAGAAAACGGAAAGAATGGTAAACCAAAGGCTAGTTACACTCTAACCAAATCTGAAGCCAAGTTGGTTTGTAAATGGCTTAAGGAATTGAGAATGCCAGATGGCTATGCTTCAAACCTCAGTAGGTGTGCGAATGTAGAAAAGGGTACGGTGCATGGGATGAAGAGCCATGATTGTCATGTTTTCATGGAATGTTTACTCCCAATTGCATTCCATTCATTGCCAGATTTGGTTTGGAAACCATTAACTGAGCTAAGTCGATTCTTTAAAGATCTTTGTTGCAATACATTGAGGATGGACGACTTAATTAAGTTGGATGAGAATATTCCAATTATCATATGCAAGTTGGAAAGGATTTTTCCACCAGGTTTCTTTGACTCAATGGAGCATCTTCCAATCCATCTTGCCAAAGAAGCAATTCTAGGTGGTCCAGTACAGTACCGATGGATGTATCCATTCGAAAGGTAATTGTTGTGGTTGATTTTATTAAGTTATTGCATGTTTATCATAAATTAATAAACGTGGAATGATTGAATGTGCAGATTTATGGGAGTCTCAAAGAGGGCAGTGACAAATAAGGCTAGAGTTGAAGGTTCCATATGCAGTGATTATATACATCGCGAGACAAATTACTTTTGCTCTCATTATTTCAACTCTTTCCGTTTGTTGCCAACCATAAATCTTAGTAACAAACCTCATTTAGACAATGATGACATTCTACCTACAATGTCCATTCTACAAAGTGGCGGTCGACCAAGTGGGAAGTCACGAAAATATTTTCTATCTGATAAGGAATGGAAGTCTTCACATGTGCATGTCTTGATAAATTGTGATGAGGTTAAACCATATCTTGAGTAAGTGTGCATCATAATATATTCAATCAAATTATTGATGCATATCATAATAGATATTTACTTATGAATCGTGTGATTTATTTCAGCATATTCTTAGAGAACCACTCTCTAGATATAGAAGATTCATCTGGGCGCATACATATAGAGTTTCCCATATGGCTGAAGAAATATGTAAATGAGGAGACAAATGGAGTTACTAACCAAGATATAATTGCCTTGTCTCGCAGTCCTGCATCAATGGCCATATCATGGAACATGTATTTTATCAATGGGTACAAGTTTCATACTGAAGAATGGAGCAAAGGTAGAAAAACTAGCAATTGTGGTGTGCACGTGAAAGGTCTTGCAGAAGGAGGAAATACTGATTTTTATGGAATAATCAAACATATCTTTGAGCTAGATTACTTTGGTCTGAAGCATAAGATTCCAGTTTTTTATTGTGAATGGTTTGATCCAACAAGGAATACGGGCACAAAGGTTCACCCACAATATAAAACTGTGGATATTAAGATGGATAAACGTTATCGTCCTTATGATCCTTTCATCCTTGCGCAAAATGCAAGACAAGTGTATTATGTCCCATATCCAGAAATGTGTAGAGATATGCGTGGATGGTGTGCGGCAATCACCACAAAACCAAGGGGTCGCGTAGAGATTGACAACATAGAGGATGAAGTACCTTATCAATCTGATGGGATGTTACCGGCGCTACCCAATGTAGAAATTGAAGCAATATCTTGTTTGCGTGACATGTCACAATTAGATGTGTTTGAAGAGATTTTTGATTGCTCTACTAGTGAAGCAGATAGAGGGCATTGATGAAGATAAATTAAGTCGCTGTGCATTTATCTTTTCCCTGTAGAGAACTTTTTCTTTGTTTACCCATCCTTTGTTAGCAGCATTCCTTTGTATTTGATTACAGGGTTTCTATAATGGAATATTTGAACACTGTAGATTTCCTTGATTAATGGATTTTCTGATGACTTCTGAGTACTTTCTATTTTGTCCTTTTTCGGTTGCATTTCTGTTTCCCACTTTGCAACCTTTTCCTTCAATCAGATGCAGGTAGGATATCGTACTAAACTTTTCATTTTGATATATCATTGTAACTTGATGCTGCCAAGTATAGACTGTTAAATTACATTTGCGAGGAATTATTTTATATTATCATATCCACTGTTGTGTAAATGTATCTTATGCATTCTTTCCACTGTTGTTTTCAGAAGTGATGCTTTCACAATTGATGAAATAATTTGCAGTGACTTTACTATGCATTTGTTGAACtaaaattaatttaatattatactcgccacatcttttcttttacttttaATTTTATCAGAAACTGCATTTGATAATGTTATGATACTGTTAAG is a window of Lathyrus oleraceus cultivar Zhongwan6 chromosome 6, CAAS_Psat_ZW6_1.0, whole genome shotgun sequence DNA encoding:
- the LOC127095107 gene encoding uncharacterized protein LOC127095107, encoding MDRTWMYDRVYSNRHGLKEEYVRGVKDFVKRALKQPICKSEGGIRCPCINCKCLKIRTPTNVRLHLYRDGFQRDYWIWTQHGEVELNVNTRNDSNSSEHVHHDDQIEAMNQMVYDAFRPYGVFSHVNDNIEVEEYTEDEFPNEDAKRFYDKLISFNKPIYEGATQSILSISTQLLEIRSNWHVPQKGLDFVAQMLKSVCPVQKGLPDNYYQATQLVSKLGLKVEKIDCCKNGCMLYYKDDSNLSECKFCNAPRFIPRKTGMGKYKDIPVKRMFYFPIIPRLQRLYASTESASEMRWHHMNKNSSNILRHPSDGKAWKHFDSVYPDFSREPRNVRLGLCSDGFTPYIQASASPYSCWPIIVTPYNLPPEMCMTKPYLFLACLIPGPKNPKLKIDVYLQPLIDDLHRLWSNGILTYDISTKQNFIMKACLMWTINDFPAYGMLSGWGTQGKLACPHCMEHTDAFTLKSGHKNSWFDCHRRFLPSNHSFRRSKRSFLKNRVVTNEPPPISTGKDIWAVISNFPKVTEIGWEAKWKEFEGYAVDHNWKKRSIFWDLPYWKDNLLRHNLDVMHIEKNVFDNIFNTVMNVKDKTKDNEKAREDLAKLCFRGDLELQPLENGKNGKPKASYTLTKSEAKLVCKWLKELRMPDGYASNLSRCANVEKGTVHGMKSHDCHVFMECLLPIAFHSLPDLVWKPLTELSRFFKDLCCNTLRMDDLIKLDENIPIIICKLERIFPPGFFDSMEHLPIHLAKEAILGGPVQYRWMYPFERFMGVSKRAVTNKARVEGSICSDYIHRETNYFCSHYFNSFRLLPTINLSNKPHLDNDDILPTMSILQSGGRPSGKSRKYFLSDKEWKSSHVHVLINCDEVKPYLDIFLENHSLDIEDSSGRIHIEFPIWLKKYVNEETNGVTNQDIIALSRSPASMAISWNMYFINGYKFHTEEWSKGRKTSNCGVHVKGLAEGGNTDFYGIIKHIFELDYFGLKHKIPVFYCEWFDPTRNTGTKVHPQYKTVDIKMDKRYRPYDPFILAQNARQVYYVPYPEMCRDMRGWCAAITTKPRGRVEIDNIEDEVPYQSDGMLPALPNVEIEAISCLRDMSQLDVFEEIFDCSTSEADRGH